The following coding sequences lie in one Bacteroides helcogenes P 36-108 genomic window:
- a CDS encoding S28 family serine protease: MTKNHKLRTTLFLAALFLLSTALHAQQGNLTEKLKEIPAITETRPLESTEFSEKYVTYFTQPLDHRHPGQGSFRQRVIVSHVGFDRPTVIVTEGYGASYALHPRYREELSRLLNANMIFVEHRYFLESTPEPRDWQYLTAENSADDLHAVRNAFKSIYPGKWIATGISKGGQTALLYRTFYPDDVDISVPYVAPLCHAVEDGRHEPFLRKVSTAENRKKIEDFQLEVLKRKATLLPHFEQYCRKHELKFHAPVEEIYDYSVLEYSFAFWQWGTPARSIPAVTASDSELLEHLLTISSPDYFIADSPTTSFFVQAARELGYYGYGVKPFKKYLSIKSSKEYLRRLMLPEELKDMPFDKTLSRKITKFLKENDPKMIFIYGENDPWTAAGVTWLKGKKNIHVFMEPGGSHKARINTLPESDKKKVMELIDEWLKQ, translated from the coding sequence ATGACAAAAAATCACAAGCTCCGCACAACACTTTTCTTGGCGGCATTGTTTCTACTGTCTACCGCCCTCCATGCGCAACAGGGCAATTTGACGGAGAAGCTGAAAGAAATCCCGGCCATCACGGAAACCCGGCCGTTGGAATCCACCGAATTTTCTGAAAAGTACGTCACCTATTTCACTCAGCCGTTGGATCACCGCCATCCCGGACAAGGCAGTTTCCGCCAACGGGTCATCGTCTCCCATGTAGGTTTCGACCGTCCTACGGTAATCGTAACCGAAGGTTATGGCGCCTCCTACGCCCTCCATCCAAGGTATCGCGAGGAACTTTCGAGGCTACTGAATGCCAACATGATTTTTGTGGAACACCGTTACTTCCTTGAGTCCACCCCCGAACCCAGGGACTGGCAATATCTGACGGCTGAAAATTCTGCAGACGACCTGCATGCTGTCCGTAATGCTTTCAAAAGCATCTATCCCGGAAAATGGATTGCAACGGGCATCAGCAAGGGAGGACAAACCGCCTTGCTGTACCGCACTTTCTATCCGGACGATGTGGATATATCGGTTCCTTACGTCGCTCCGCTTTGCCATGCTGTGGAGGACGGACGCCACGAACCTTTTCTCAGAAAAGTATCTACCGCCGAAAATCGCAAAAAGATTGAAGACTTCCAGTTGGAGGTTTTGAAACGAAAAGCGACGCTTCTTCCACACTTTGAACAATATTGCCGGAAACACGAGTTGAAGTTCCACGCTCCCGTTGAAGAAATTTACGACTACTCGGTACTGGAATACTCCTTCGCTTTCTGGCAATGGGGTACTCCAGCAAGAAGCATTCCTGCCGTGACCGCCTCGGACAGCGAGCTGCTTGAGCATCTGCTCACCATCAGCAGTCCCGATTATTTCATTGCAGACAGCCCCACGACTTCATTCTTTGTGCAAGCCGCCCGCGAACTGGGATATTACGGCTATGGTGTGAAACCTTTCAAGAAATACCTCTCCATCAAGTCGAGCAAAGAATATCTGCGCCGCCTGATGCTGCCCGAAGAACTGAAAGACATGCCTTTCGACAAAACGCTAAGCAGGAAGATTACAAAATTCCTGAAAGAGAATGACCCGAAAATGATATTCATTTATGGAGAAAACGACCCTTGGACTGCGGCAGGCGTCACATGGCTGAAAGGGAAAAAGAATATCCACGTATTCATGGAACCCGGAGGCAGTCACAAGGCACGTATCAACACATTGCCGGAAAGCGACAAGAAAAAGGTTATGGAACTGATTGATGAATGGCTGAAGCAGTAA
- a CDS encoding MFS transporter, with protein MTPQLKHVTTGVAFPILIALSLSHCLNDLLQSVITAVYPMIKEDLSLNFTQIGLITLVYQLAASVFQPVVGLVFDKRPLAWSLPFGMCFTTVGLMSLAYATQLHWILLAVFLVGIGSSVLHPEASRITSLASGGRRGLAQSLFQVGGNFGGSVGPLLVALLVAPYGRNSIVVFGVISLLAFVVMRPVCRWYGKYLHALKEEHSTFTPHIPRPLSLGPTVFAICILMILIFSKYIYMASLSSYYTFYLIHKFGVTVQASQIYLFVFLVATAVGTLIGGPVGDRKGRKFVIWVSILGTAPFSMLMPHVGLAWTVVFSFCVGFMLSSAFPSILLYAQELLPNKLGLISGLFFGFAFGVAGIASAILGGFADTYGIETVYNVCAYMPLLGLVTYFLPDLKKR; from the coding sequence ATGACACCTCAACTGAAGCACGTCACCACCGGCGTGGCGTTTCCCATACTTATAGCCCTGAGCCTTTCACATTGTCTGAATGATTTGCTGCAATCCGTAATCACGGCCGTGTATCCAATGATAAAGGAAGACCTGTCGCTGAATTTTACACAAATAGGTCTTATCACGCTGGTCTATCAGTTGGCTGCATCTGTTTTCCAGCCTGTTGTGGGGCTTGTCTTCGATAAGCGTCCGCTGGCCTGGAGCCTGCCTTTCGGCATGTGTTTCACTACGGTGGGGCTGATGTCCCTGGCCTATGCCACGCAGTTGCATTGGATATTGCTTGCTGTCTTTCTGGTAGGTATCGGCTCGTCGGTGCTCCATCCCGAAGCTTCGCGCATCACGTCGCTGGCCAGTGGCGGAAGGCGCGGACTTGCACAGTCGCTCTTTCAGGTGGGAGGCAACTTCGGAGGTTCAGTGGGCCCCTTGCTGGTGGCATTGCTGGTGGCGCCCTACGGGAGAAATAGTATTGTGGTTTTCGGTGTCATATCCCTGCTGGCATTTGTGGTGATGCGTCCTGTCTGCCGCTGGTACGGCAAGTATCTGCATGCGCTGAAAGAAGAACACTCTACGTTCACACCCCACATTCCCCGTCCGCTTTCGCTTGGGCCGACGGTATTCGCCATCTGCATCCTGATGATCCTGATTTTCTCGAAATACATCTACATGGCAAGCCTGAGCAGCTATTACACATTTTATCTGATTCATAAGTTCGGTGTCACGGTGCAGGCTTCGCAGATTTACCTTTTCGTATTTCTGGTGGCTACGGCTGTGGGTACGCTGATTGGCGGACCGGTAGGCGACCGCAAGGGACGGAAATTTGTCATTTGGGTATCTATTCTTGGCACTGCCCCGTTCAGTATGCTTATGCCGCACGTGGGACTCGCCTGGACAGTGGTGTTCAGTTTCTGTGTGGGATTCATGCTTTCGTCCGCGTTTCCATCTATTCTGCTCTATGCACAAGAACTGTTGCCCAATAAGTTAGGGCTTATTTCAGGCCTTTTTTTCGGCTTTGCCTTTGGGGTGGCAGGCATTGCTTCGGCCATTTTGGGTGGTTTTGCCGACACGTATGGGATAGAGACTGTCTATAATGTGTGCGCCTACATGCCATTGCTGGGGTTGGTGACATACTTCTTGCCGGATTTGAAAAAGAGATAA
- a CDS encoding flavodoxin family protein has translation MKKKVLLINGSLRKHGNTHIALSEVASALEAEGVETEIVSIGVKAVQGCIACGKCAELGRCVFKDELYNTVRAKLEAGIDGLIVGSPTYYAGPNGSLCALLDRVFYSCGCMLRYKPAAAVAVCRRGGASAVFDRLNKYFTISNMPVVSSQYWNSVHGRTPGEASQDAEGLQTMRVLGRNMAWLLKNIGQGGQPIPESEERVFTSFIR, from the coding sequence ATGAAAAAAAAAGTTTTATTGATTAATGGTAGTCTGCGGAAGCACGGGAATACCCATATCGCCTTGTCCGAAGTGGCTTCGGCACTGGAGGCCGAGGGAGTGGAAACGGAAATCGTGTCTATCGGTGTGAAAGCCGTGCAGGGTTGCATAGCTTGCGGCAAGTGTGCGGAACTGGGTCGATGTGTGTTCAAGGACGAACTGTACAATACTGTCCGCGCGAAGCTTGAAGCGGGCATAGACGGGTTGATTGTGGGTTCGCCCACTTATTATGCCGGCCCCAACGGTTCGCTCTGTGCCTTGCTTGACCGTGTGTTCTACTCTTGTGGCTGCATGTTGCGCTACAAGCCTGCCGCCGCCGTTGCCGTATGTCGCCGTGGTGGAGCCAGTGCGGTGTTCGATCGTCTGAACAAATATTTCACTATCAGCAACATGCCCGTCGTCTCTTCTCAATACTGGAACAGTGTGCACGGCCGCACTCCGGGCGAGGCCTCGCAGGATGCCGAAGGCTTGCAGACCATGCGTGTACTGGGCCGGAATATGGCGTGGCTTTTGAAGAATATAGGGCAGGGCGGACAGCCGATACCGGAAAGTGAGGAGAGAGTATTTACGAGCTTTATACGGTGA
- a CDS encoding glutamine synthetase III, whose amino-acid sequence MSKLRFRVVETAFKKKPVEVAVPAERPSEYFAKYVFNKEKMFRYLPSKVYAKLTDVIDNGAPLDRSIADEVAAGMKKWATEMGVTHYTHWFHPLTEGTAEKHDAFVEHDGKGGMMEEFTGKLLVQQEPDASSFPNGGIRNTFEARGYSAWDPSSPAFIVDDTLCIPTIFIAYTGESLDYKAPLLKALRAVDKAAVDVCRYFNPEVKKVVAYLGWEQEYFLVDEGLYAARPDLLMTGRTLTGHDSAKNQQLEDHYFGAIPPRVAAFMKELEIEALKLGIPVKTRHNEVAPNQFELAPIFEECNLAVDHNMLIMSLMRKIARNHGFRVLLHEKPFKGINGSGKHNNWSLGTDTGVLLHAPGKLPEENLRFITFIVNTLMAVYRHNGLLKASISSATNAHRLGANEAPPAIISSFLGKQLSQVLEHIEESTKDDLISLSGKQGMKLDIPQIPELMIDNTDRNRTSPFAFTGNRFEFRAVGSEANCASAMIALNSALAEQLTEFKQDVDALIEKGEPKISAILDVIRQYIKICKPIHFDGNGYSDEWKAEAARRGLDCETSVPVIFDNYLKPESIEMFETTGVMTQKELEARNEVKWETYTKKIQIEARVLGDLVMNHIIPVATQYQTDLIDNVYKMKSLFPAEKAEKLSAKNLELIEEIADRTAFVKEHVDAMIEARKVANKIECERTKAIAYHDNIVPMMEEIRYHIDKLELIVDNQMWTLPKYRELLFIR is encoded by the coding sequence ATGTCAAAATTAAGATTCAGAGTAGTAGAGACGGCGTTCAAGAAGAAACCCGTTGAAGTGGCAGTTCCGGCGGAACGTCCGTCAGAGTACTTCGCCAAGTATGTATTCAACAAAGAAAAGATGTTCCGCTATCTGCCCAGCAAAGTATATGCCAAGCTGACCGACGTGATAGACAACGGCGCGCCGCTGGACCGCAGCATCGCCGATGAGGTAGCCGCAGGCATGAAGAAATGGGCCACAGAAATGGGCGTAACCCACTATACGCATTGGTTTCATCCTCTCACCGAAGGTACTGCCGAAAAGCATGATGCCTTTGTAGAGCACGACGGCAAAGGCGGAATGATGGAGGAATTCACAGGCAAACTGCTTGTACAGCAGGAGCCGGACGCATCCAGCTTCCCCAACGGAGGCATCCGCAACACTTTCGAAGCCAGAGGCTACTCCGCTTGGGACCCCTCGTCTCCCGCATTCATCGTGGATGACACACTCTGCATCCCCACCATCTTCATCGCATATACCGGCGAGTCACTGGACTACAAGGCTCCGTTGCTCAAAGCACTGCGGGCCGTGGACAAAGCTGCCGTGGACGTATGCCGCTACTTCAACCCCGAAGTAAAGAAGGTGGTTGCCTACCTGGGCTGGGAACAGGAATACTTCCTCGTTGACGAAGGCCTCTATGCCGCACGTCCCGACTTGCTGATGACCGGCCGCACCCTGACCGGACACGACAGTGCCAAGAACCAGCAACTCGAAGACCACTACTTCGGAGCCATCCCCCCGCGTGTAGCCGCCTTCATGAAGGAGCTCGAAATCGAAGCCCTGAAACTCGGCATCCCCGTCAAAACCCGCCACAACGAAGTAGCACCCAACCAGTTTGAACTGGCTCCCATCTTCGAGGAATGCAATCTGGCCGTGGATCACAATATGCTCATCATGTCACTGATGCGCAAGATTGCCCGTAATCACGGATTTCGCGTATTGCTGCACGAAAAGCCCTTCAAAGGCATCAACGGAAGCGGCAAGCACAACAACTGGTCGTTGGGAACCGACACTGGCGTGCTGCTCCATGCTCCCGGCAAGCTGCCTGAAGAAAACCTGCGTTTCATTACTTTCATCGTAAACACCCTGATGGCCGTTTACCGCCACAACGGACTGCTGAAAGCAAGCATCTCCAGCGCCACAAACGCTCACCGCCTGGGAGCCAATGAAGCACCTCCCGCAATCATATCTTCCTTCTTGGGCAAGCAATTAAGCCAGGTTCTGGAGCATATCGAGGAAAGCACAAAGGACGACCTCATTAGCCTCAGCGGCAAGCAGGGCATGAAGCTGGACATCCCACAGATTCCGGAACTGATGATAGACAACACCGACCGCAACCGCACCAGCCCGTTCGCCTTTACCGGTAACCGCTTCGAATTCCGCGCCGTGGGCAGCGAGGCCAACTGCGCCAGTGCCATGATTGCCTTGAACTCCGCCCTTGCCGAGCAGTTGACGGAATTCAAGCAAGACGTGGATGCACTTATTGAGAAAGGTGAACCGAAAATTTCCGCCATACTCGACGTCATCCGCCAATACATCAAGATATGCAAGCCCATCCACTTCGATGGCAACGGTTACAGCGATGAATGGAAGGCAGAAGCAGCGCGCCGTGGTCTGGATTGCGAAACCAGTGTGCCTGTCATCTTCGACAACTATCTGAAACCGGAAAGCATCGAGATGTTTGAAACCACAGGCGTAATGACACAGAAGGAGCTGGAAGCCCGCAACGAAGTGAAATGGGAGACTTATACAAAGAAAATCCAAATCGAAGCCCGCGTACTGGGCGACCTGGTGATGAACCACATCATCCCCGTGGCCACGCAGTATCAGACCGACCTGATAGACAACGTATATAAAATGAAGTCCCTCTTCCCCGCCGAAAAGGCCGAGAAGCTATCCGCCAAGAATCTGGAACTCATCGAGGAGATTGCAGACCGAACGGCTTTTGTCAAGGAGCATGTAGATGCCATGATTGAAGCCCGCAAGGTGGCCAACAAAATAGAATGTGAACGTACCAAAGCCATCGCCTACCACGACAACATCGTGCCGATGATGGAAGAAATCCGTTACCACATAGACAAGTTGGAACTCATCGTTGACAACCAGATGTGGACGTTGCCCAAGTACAGAGAACTCTTGTTCATCAGATAA
- a CDS encoding ammonium transporter, whose protein sequence is MDTYMKRSLTKLCTAIAIFIACCLTTDIYAQIPTAVTDSVTAADTTLSSAEGTDGDTVSQLVSGVNTVWMLLAAMLVFFMQPGFALVEAGFTRTKNTANILMKNFVDFMFGSLLYWFIGFGLMFGIGDFVGMPHFMDLAFHDGGGLPNEGFLVFQTVFCATAATIVSGAMAERTKFSMYLVYTIFISVLIYPISGHWTWGGGWLMNGDEGSFMMSAFGTTFHDFAGSTIVHSVGGWIALVGAAILGPRIGKYGKDGSSKAIPGHNLTIAALGVFILWFGWFGFNPGSQLAAATTTDQEAISHVFLTTNLAACAGGFFALCISWLKYGKPSLSLTLNGILAGLVGITAGCDVVSATGAVIIGTICGIVMIYSVEFIDRILKIDDPVGASSVHGVCGCLGTILTGLFSTSEGLLYGAGWSFLGAQIFGALVVGCWAAGMGYLIFKALDKIHGLRVPKRIEEEGLDIYEHGESAYN, encoded by the coding sequence ATGGACACATATATGAAACGCAGCCTCACGAAGCTGTGTACAGCCATTGCTATATTCATAGCTTGCTGCCTCACAACAGATATTTACGCACAGATCCCCACCGCCGTGACGGACAGCGTGACGGCGGCCGACACGACACTGTCGTCAGCCGAAGGAACGGACGGAGACACCGTATCGCAACTGGTATCGGGCGTTAACACCGTATGGATGCTGCTCGCTGCCATGCTGGTATTCTTCATGCAGCCGGGCTTCGCCTTGGTAGAGGCAGGCTTCACACGCACCAAAAACACCGCCAACATACTGATGAAAAACTTCGTGGACTTCATGTTCGGCTCACTGCTCTATTGGTTCATCGGTTTCGGGCTGATGTTCGGGATAGGCGATTTTGTGGGTATGCCCCACTTCATGGACCTTGCCTTCCATGACGGCGGCGGACTGCCAAACGAAGGTTTTCTCGTATTCCAGACCGTATTCTGCGCTACGGCCGCCACCATTGTGTCCGGCGCCATGGCCGAACGCACCAAGTTCTCCATGTATCTGGTCTATACCATCTTCATCAGTGTACTGATCTATCCCATTTCCGGCCACTGGACCTGGGGAGGAGGCTGGCTGATGAACGGTGATGAAGGCTCGTTCATGATGAGCGCTTTCGGCACTACATTTCACGACTTCGCTGGCTCCACCATCGTGCACTCCGTAGGCGGCTGGATAGCACTGGTAGGCGCTGCCATCCTGGGTCCGCGCATCGGAAAGTATGGCAAGGACGGAAGTTCCAAGGCCATTCCCGGACATAACCTCACCATTGCGGCACTCGGCGTATTCATCCTTTGGTTCGGGTGGTTCGGCTTCAATCCCGGCTCACAATTGGCAGCAGCCACTACGACAGACCAGGAAGCCATCTCACACGTGTTTCTCACCACAAACCTGGCAGCCTGCGCAGGCGGATTCTTCGCCCTTTGCATCAGTTGGCTGAAGTACGGCAAGCCCTCCCTGTCACTGACCCTGAACGGCATCCTTGCCGGATTGGTAGGTATCACGGCAGGATGTGACGTTGTATCGGCAACAGGTGCAGTGATTATCGGAACCATCTGCGGCATCGTAATGATATACTCCGTAGAATTCATCGACAGGATACTGAAGATAGACGATCCCGTGGGCGCAAGTTCCGTACACGGCGTATGCGGTTGCCTCGGCACTATCCTCACGGGGCTATTCTCCACCAGTGAAGGCCTTCTCTATGGTGCAGGCTGGAGTTTCCTCGGCGCACAGATATTCGGTGCGCTGGTGGTAGGATGCTGGGCGGCAGGCATGGGCTATCTCATCTTCAAAGCGCTGGACAAAATTCATGGCTTGCGCGTTCCGAAGCGTATTGAGGAAGAAGGACTCGACATCTACGAACACGGAGAGTCGGCCTACAACTAA
- a CDS encoding P-II family nitrogen regulator — protein sequence MKKIEAIIRKTKFEEVKDALLEADIEWFSYYEVRGIGKSRQARIYRGVMYDTSTIERILISIVVRDKNTEKTVQAILKSARTGEIGDGRIFVIPIEDAIRIRTAERGDIALYNAEQER from the coding sequence ATGAAAAAGATTGAAGCTATTATCCGCAAGACCAAGTTCGAGGAGGTGAAAGACGCACTGCTCGAAGCGGACATCGAATGGTTCTCTTACTACGAAGTGAGAGGCATCGGGAAGTCCAGGCAAGCCCGCATCTACCGTGGTGTGATGTACGACACCAGCACCATCGAACGCATTCTGATCTCCATCGTGGTGCGCGACAAGAATACAGAAAAAACTGTACAAGCCATCCTCAAGTCAGCCCGGACAGGCGAGATAGGAGACGGGCGCATCTTTGTCATCCCCATCGAGGATGCCATTCGCATCCGTACTGCCGAGCGCGGCGACATTGCACTGTATAATGCCGAACAAGAAAGATAG
- a CDS encoding TorF family putative porin, producing the protein MKTRNAKLGTIAIALLSAAMTFTANAQNKMEASVGTGLVSNYVWRGMDCGGVSIQPDASVSYRGIKLEAWGSVGLDKNDAKELDFSLSYNTGGFSATITDYWFDPAENNKTGETVTHYFKYGANRTGHVFEATLGYDFGPVAVAWNTNFAGNDARKADGDRAYSTYIGISAPFSLGGLDWSAEAGLTPWEGAYSDKCNVTNISLTASKEIKITDSFALPAFAQVTFNPYEDKAYFTFGLTF; encoded by the coding sequence ATGAAAACAAGAAACGCAAAATTAGGGACAATAGCCATAGCGCTGTTATCGGCAGCAATGACTTTCACTGCCAATGCACAGAACAAGATGGAAGCGTCTGTCGGAACTGGCCTTGTCAGCAACTACGTATGGCGCGGCATGGACTGCGGCGGTGTAAGCATCCAGCCCGACGCATCCGTTTCATACCGGGGGATCAAGCTGGAAGCCTGGGGGTCTGTGGGCTTAGACAAAAACGATGCCAAAGAACTTGACTTCAGTCTGAGTTACAACACGGGAGGATTCAGCGCAACCATCACCGACTATTGGTTTGATCCGGCAGAAAATAACAAGACAGGCGAAACGGTGACTCACTACTTCAAGTATGGCGCAAACCGGACAGGGCATGTGTTCGAGGCTACTTTGGGCTATGACTTCGGGCCCGTGGCAGTGGCGTGGAACACGAACTTTGCCGGAAACGATGCACGCAAGGCCGACGGTGACCGTGCCTATTCCACCTACATCGGCATCAGCGCACCTTTCAGCCTGGGCGGACTGGACTGGTCGGCAGAAGCAGGCCTTACACCGTGGGAAGGCGCATACTCTGACAAGTGCAATGTGACCAACATCAGCCTGACGGCAAGCAAGGAGATAAAGATCACAGATTCTTTCGCTTTACCCGCCTTTGCCCAAGTGACGTTCAATCCTTATGAGGACAAGGCGTACTTCACTTTCGGGCTGACTTTCTGA
- a CDS encoding LL-diaminopimelate aminotransferase has product MALVNEHFLKLPGSYLFSDIAKKVNTFRITHPKQEVIRLGIGDVTRPLPQACIEAMHRAVEEMADAGTFRGYGPEQGYDFLIEAIIKHDYAPRGIHFSPSEIFISDGAKSDTGNIGDILRHDNSVGVTDPIYPVYIDSNVMCGRAGVLEEGSKWSNVTYMPCTSENNFIPEIPDKRIDIIYLCYPNNPTGTTLTKPELKKWVDYALANDTLILFDAAYEAFIREEDVPHSIYEIKGAKKCAIEFHSFSKTAGFTGVRCGYTVVPKELTAATLEGERIPLNKLWNRRQCTKFNGTSYITQRAAEAIYTPEGQRQVKETIDYYMDNARTMKEGLEAAGLKVYGGVNAPYIWLKTPDGTSSWKFFEQMLYEANVVATPGVGFGPNGEGYIRLTAFGKHEDCTEAMKRIRSWLKR; this is encoded by the coding sequence ATGGCATTAGTTAACGAGCATTTTTTAAAACTTCCGGGAAGCTACCTGTTCTCGGACATTGCTAAAAAGGTAAATACATTCAGGATAACACACCCCAAGCAAGAGGTCATCCGTCTGGGCATCGGAGACGTTACCCGGCCACTGCCACAAGCCTGCATCGAAGCGATGCACAGGGCAGTGGAGGAGATGGCCGATGCCGGGACATTCCGGGGCTACGGACCCGAACAAGGCTATGATTTTTTGATAGAAGCCATCATCAAACATGACTATGCACCGCGTGGCATTCACTTCAGCCCATCGGAAATCTTCATCAGCGATGGAGCGAAGAGTGACACGGGAAACATCGGTGACATCCTCCGCCACGATAACAGCGTAGGGGTGACCGATCCCATTTATCCGGTTTACATAGACAGCAACGTGATGTGCGGACGCGCCGGAGTGCTGGAAGAAGGCAGCAAATGGAGCAACGTGACATACATGCCCTGTACTTCCGAAAACAATTTCATCCCCGAAATACCGGACAAGCGCATAGACATCATTTACCTCTGCTATCCCAACAATCCCACGGGAACGACACTGACCAAGCCCGAACTGAAGAAATGGGTGGACTATGCACTGGCCAACGACACACTCATCCTGTTTGACGCAGCATACGAAGCCTTCATCCGGGAAGAGGACGTACCCCACTCCATCTACGAAATAAAAGGAGCAAAGAAATGTGCCATCGAATTCCACAGTTTCTCCAAGACCGCCGGGTTCACAGGAGTGCGCTGCGGCTACACCGTAGTGCCGAAAGAACTTACAGCCGCTACATTGGAAGGTGAGCGCATCCCTCTGAACAAACTCTGGAACCGCCGGCAGTGCACCAAATTCAATGGTACAAGCTATATCACCCAACGGGCTGCGGAAGCCATCTACACCCCCGAAGGCCAACGGCAGGTAAAGGAAACGATAGACTACTATATGGACAACGCACGCACCATGAAGGAAGGTCTCGAAGCTGCCGGGCTGAAAGTGTATGGCGGAGTAAACGCCCCTTATATCTGGCTGAAAACTCCGGACGGCACAAGTTCATGGAAGTTCTTCGAGCAAATGTTGTATGAAGCAAACGTAGTCGCCACTCCGGGTGTGGGATTCGGCCCCAACGGAGAAGGCTACATACGGCTCACCGCATTCGGAAAGCATGAGGACTGCACGGAAGCCATGAAGCGCATCCGAAGCTGGCTGAAAAGATAA
- the dapF gene encoding diaminopimelate epimerase — translation MTRSIKFTKMHGAGNDYIYVDTTQYPVENPERLSKTWSTPHTGIGSDGLVLIGKSDKADFSMRIFNADGSEAMMCGNASRCIGKYLFDYGLTKKTEITLDTLSGIKILKLHVAADGKVNTVTVDMGIPADEPVNYDGNGAKPMKEQPILIEGKRYVGTTVSMGNPHIVIFVNDITDTDLAAIGPKIENHPLFPGRINVEFAQVLGKGQIRMRVWERGSGITQACGTGACATAVAAFLTGRAGRQSIIIMDGGSVDIDWDVASKHVLMTGGATKVFEGEIEV, via the coding sequence ATGACAAGAAGCATAAAATTTACCAAGATGCATGGCGCAGGAAATGACTATATATATGTGGATACAACCCAATACCCTGTCGAAAATCCGGAAAGGCTCTCGAAGACATGGAGCACGCCACACACGGGAATCGGCAGCGACGGCCTGGTACTTATCGGGAAGTCGGATAAAGCGGATTTCAGCATGCGCATCTTCAACGCCGACGGTTCGGAAGCCATGATGTGCGGCAATGCAAGCAGATGCATCGGAAAATATCTTTTTGACTACGGACTGACCAAGAAAACAGAAATTACCCTCGATACCTTGTCGGGCATCAAAATACTGAAGTTGCACGTAGCTGCCGACGGAAAAGTGAACACCGTAACAGTGGACATGGGAATTCCGGCCGACGAACCTGTGAACTATGACGGTAATGGAGCTAAACCGATGAAAGAGCAACCTATACTCATAGAAGGAAAACGATATGTAGGAACCACCGTTTCAATGGGAAATCCGCACATCGTGATTTTCGTCAACGACATCACGGATACGGATTTGGCAGCCATCGGCCCCAAGATAGAGAACCATCCCCTTTTCCCCGGAAGAATCAATGTGGAATTTGCCCAAGTGCTGGGCAAGGGACAAATCAGGATGCGTGTCTGGGAGCGAGGGTCAGGCATCACACAAGCCTGTGGCACAGGCGCCTGCGCCACGGCAGTGGCAGCTTTCCTTACGGGACGAGCCGGCAGGCAATCGATCATCATCATGGATGGCGGCTCAGTCGATATCGACTGGGATGTAGCTTCCAAACATGTTCTTATGACAGGCGGAGCAACCAAAGTATTTGAAGGGGAGATTGAAGTATAA